A single genomic interval of Microbacterium sp. zg-Y1090 harbors:
- a CDS encoding shikimate dehydrogenase family protein encodes MGEGTALEVWGDPVAHSRSPQLHAAAYRVLGLPWSYGRRRVDEAGFAAALADARSAGLRGLSLTMPLKGAAYAAAATHDDRAAATGAVNTLLLTGDKPRGVNTDVGGIVRALREAGIDTPGRARIVGAGATATSALVALAELGAEHVAVAARRPAAVEPLKTLGDRLGIAVQAEPLSDEPYATAPVTVATLPGDATVAASTVDALAGAGGLLMDVVYGHWPTALSQAWERAGHPAVSGEGMLLHQALLQVRVFVGGDADAALPDETEVLAAMRRALVGG; translated from the coding sequence GTGGGGGAGGGCACCGCCCTGGAGGTCTGGGGCGATCCGGTCGCGCACAGCAGATCGCCGCAGCTGCACGCCGCGGCGTATCGCGTGCTGGGGCTGCCGTGGTCGTACGGGCGGCGCCGCGTCGACGAAGCGGGCTTCGCGGCGGCCCTCGCCGACGCGCGGTCGGCCGGCCTGCGCGGGCTGTCGCTGACGATGCCCCTGAAGGGCGCCGCCTACGCTGCCGCCGCGACCCACGATGACCGTGCCGCGGCGACAGGGGCGGTCAACACGCTGCTGCTCACCGGCGACAAACCCCGCGGCGTGAACACCGACGTGGGCGGCATCGTGCGCGCCTTGCGCGAGGCCGGAATCGACACGCCCGGACGGGCGCGCATCGTGGGGGCGGGCGCGACAGCCACCTCCGCCCTCGTCGCCCTCGCGGAGCTCGGCGCCGAGCACGTCGCCGTCGCCGCCCGGCGGCCGGCTGCGGTCGAACCGCTGAAGACCCTCGGCGATCGACTGGGCATCGCCGTGCAGGCCGAGCCGCTGTCCGACGAGCCGTATGCCACGGCGCCGGTGACGGTCGCCACGCTCCCGGGCGACGCGACGGTGGCGGCTTCCACCGTCGACGCCCTCGCCGGTGCGGGCGGCCTGCTCATGGACGTCGTCTACGGCCACTGGCCGACCGCGCTCTCGCAGGCGTGGGAGCGCGCGGGACACCCCGCGGTCTCCGGAGAGGGGATGCTGCTGCACCAGGCGCTGCTGCAGGTGCGCGTCTTCGTCGGCGGCGACGCCGACGCGGCGCTCCCCGACGAGACCGAGGTGCTGGCCGCGATGCGGCGGGCGCTCGTGGGAGGATAG